In Raphanus sativus cultivar WK10039 chromosome 5, ASM80110v3, whole genome shotgun sequence, the following proteins share a genomic window:
- the LOC108856866 gene encoding uncharacterized protein LOC108856866 → MLKRSDKVKPPYGSLTHRLGVTFVAITLLSLAALLFCLGDKNHVTRQIVKDKQHEESLSHPTVEIQNGTQLIWKIPTNKTPKAVLFIAHGCQRKASDFWDRSPSCPECTGLPEDRVLVRTALSKRFAVITVSSSATCWSFGKEKKLVGDLIKTWVKKHDLEKLPLVALGASSGGYFVSALAMDMEFSSIVLMIAEGVFDRIRVSKRYPPTLFVHMPKDVHRQQKIREFLEGLRMEGVDAAEIECLDLPMSPGFLADRIPGFDRGVSGKVFEVFRKKGFVDEKGYMKRDGRRTPWRQALSGYKISLEESLVTPVEEELNLAYAYHEMTSLQSEQIFNWFESHMG, encoded by the coding sequence ATGTTGAAGCGTAGTGATAAAGTCAAACCTCCTTACGGATCTCTCACTCATCGATTAGGAGTTACATTCGTCGCTATCACTCTCCTATCACTCGCAGCTCTTTTGTTCTGTCTCGGTGACAAGAATCACGTCACGAGACAGATCGTCAAAGACAAACAACACGAGGAGTCGCTGTCTCATCCAACCGTCGAGATCCAGAACGGAACTCAATTAATTTGGAAGATTCCGACAAACAAAACACCAAAGGCAGTTCTGTTCATCGCTCACGGTTGCCAGAGAAAAGCCTCCGACTTTTGGGACAGATCACCATCTTGTCCGGAATGCACCGGCTTACCAGAGGATAGAGTTCTTGTCCGCACGGCTCTATCCAAGAGATTCGCTGTTATCACAGTGTCTAGCTCCGCAACTTGCTGGAGTTTCGGGAAGGAGAAAAAGCTTGTCGGAGATTTGATCAAAACGTGGGTTAAGAAGCACGATCTGGAGAAGCTTCCTCTCGTCGCGTTGGGAGCTTCCTCAGGCGGGTACTTCGTCTCCGCTCTCGCGATGGATATGGAGTTTAGTAGCATCGTGCTTATGATCGCGGAAGGAGTGTTTGATCGGATTAGGGTTAGTAAACGTTACCCGCCGACTCTTTTCGTGCACATGCCTAAAGATGTGCATAGGCAGCAGAAGATTAGAGAGTTTCTAGAAGGGTTGAGGATGGAAGGGGTTGATGCTGCGGAGATCGAGTGTTTGGATTTGCCGATGTCTCCGGGGTTTTTGGCGGATAGGATTCCTGGTTTTGATCGTGGTGTGTCGGGTAAAGTGTTCGAGGTGTTTCGAAAGAAGGGGTTTGTTGATGAGAAAGGGTACATGAAGCGTGACGGGAGGAGAACGCCGTGGAGACAAGCTCTTAGTGGGTACAAGATATCGCTGGAAGAGAGTTTGGTCACTCCTGTTGAAGAGGAGCTGAATCTTGCGTATGCGTATCATGAAATGACGAGTTTGCAGTCTGAACAGATCTTTAACTGGTTTGAATCGCATATGGGGTGA
- the LOC108860104 gene encoding transcription factor PAR2, with product MEKTLATSHTKRSSPSPSTAVNALPVRFSRRTRQRLLDATTSVSESDVEDDDDEGVEEKIETLQTIVPGGTELEVEELFEETASYILALQCQINAIKVITAFLERCDKNDDMKFGG from the coding sequence ATGGAGAAAACCCTAGCGACTTCCCACACCAAACGCTCCTCTCCGTCGCCTTCCACCGCCGTGAACGCACTCCCCGTCCGTTTCAGTCGCAGAACCAGACAGAGATTGTTAGATGCAACGACGAGTGTAAGCGAGAGCGAcgtagaagatgatgatgacgaaGGAGTTGAGGAGAAGATTGAGACTCTTCAGACAATAGTTCCCGGAGGAACGGAGCTCGAAGTCGAGGAGCTGTTTGAAGAGACGGCGAGTTACATTTTGGCTTTGCAGTGCCAGATCAATGCCATTAAAGTTATCACTGCGTTTCTTGAGCGTTGTGACAAGAATGATGATATGAAGTTTGGAGGTTGA